From Segatella copri, the proteins below share one genomic window:
- a CDS encoding replicative DNA helicase, with protein MSLAQSPYQNQPLVNDTKAEQYVIGSLLVDPTAYTLVSQYLDEDCFYDPMCRDIWKAVDNMGKQGMPIDVISVSAELSKQKSNVTALDLMNISAQIASSAHVEYHAIRLQDLGRRRKLWVVGQQLSKVGLSEEILTADAHQEAIESIGGVFEKADGVFTLDDAMNSLNEIMVKNATVGGVTTGTKTGMERFDEKGGLQKSDLIIVAGETSQGKTSLALCMTRHAIENGAKVAFYSMEMTKEQLTARLLSAKTNIPANNILYSGSLAPSEIRMIDDARGKLPGENLFFDDKSTSNIDSILLSIRMLKMQKDIDGAVVDYLQILNVNSRSTSFSREQAMGDAARRFKNLAKELNIWIIALSQLSRDSNCPEPNLNRLRDSGQIGEAADVVILVYRAEYYNRAYPAPFDNKDDYPTDGTAMIDVAKGRNIGTFKFFMGFNKNTTNFFKTNLINEDVQVPFEKPEEADAPF; from the coding sequence ATGAGTTTAGCACAATCACCATATCAGAATCAGCCATTAGTGAATGACACAAAGGCTGAGCAGTATGTTATCGGAAGTCTTCTTGTTGATCCTACCGCATACACTCTAGTAAGCCAGTATCTAGATGAAGACTGTTTTTACGACCCCATGTGTAGGGATATATGGAAGGCTGTTGATAATATGGGAAAGCAAGGTATGCCGATAGATGTCATATCTGTTTCTGCCGAGCTCAGTAAGCAGAAGTCGAATGTAACAGCATTGGACTTGATGAACATTTCGGCACAGATTGCATCATCTGCGCATGTAGAATATCATGCCATCAGATTGCAGGACCTTGGTAGAAGAAGAAAACTCTGGGTTGTCGGGCAGCAGCTTTCCAAGGTTGGATTATCGGAAGAGATTCTGACCGCAGATGCCCACCAAGAGGCTATAGAAAGTATCGGAGGAGTATTTGAGAAAGCAGATGGAGTGTTCACGCTCGATGATGCAATGAATAGTCTAAATGAGATAATGGTTAAGAATGCCACCGTTGGAGGTGTCACAACAGGAACCAAGACCGGTATGGAGAGATTCGATGAAAAGGGAGGTCTGCAGAAGTCTGACTTGATTATCGTAGCCGGTGAAACTTCTCAGGGAAAGACGAGCCTCGCACTTTGCATGACAAGACACGCCATCGAGAACGGAGCAAAGGTTGCTTTCTATTCTATGGAAATGACGAAGGAGCAGCTTACGGCACGTCTGCTTTCTGCCAAGACGAACATCCCGGCCAACAATATCCTCTATTCGGGCAGTCTGGCGCCAAGCGAGATAAGGATGATTGATGATGCTAGAGGCAAGTTACCCGGAGAGAATTTATTCTTTGATGACAAGAGCACGTCAAATATAGATTCTATCCTTCTTTCCATCCGAATGCTTAAGATGCAGAAGGACATAGACGGAGCCGTAGTTGATTACTTGCAGATTCTTAACGTAAACTCTAGGAGTACGAGTTTCAGCAGGGAGCAGGCTATGGGTGATGCCGCACGAAGATTCAAGAACCTCGCAAAGGAACTGAACATATGGATCATCGCCCTAAGTCAGTTGTCTAGAGATAGTAACTGTCCGGAGCCGAATCTGAATCGACTGCGCGATAGTGGACAGATAGGAGAAGCTGCCGATGTTGTCATCCTAGTCTATCGAGCAGAGTATTACAACAGAGCGTACCCTGCCCCATTTGATAATAAGGACGATTATCCTACTGACGGAACGGCTATGATAGACGTTGCCAAGGGACGTAATATCGGAACATTCAAATTCTTTATGGGATTCAATAAAAATACGACAAATTTTTTCAAGACGAATTTAATCAACGAAGATGTACAGGTGCCTTTCGAAAAGCCAGAAGAAGCAGATGCACCATTCTGA
- a CDS encoding DnaA ATPase domain-containing protein: METIQRQDGKLQTTKTHQRIGRGLELPLENREVKNFLYYAYKREVEKRKRTFVFTDELKEAISKVGDFLTIETNFYGLFMPGSIGNGKTTMLKAIRNLLVHLVDSNKISYCEGDKYPRFVKARDMAYMIHEDINEFRAIMNTKFLLIDDLGAEPTEIVTYGMHYKPFDELLDYRYEQMLPTIISSNLTAIDIGQKYDDPRIVDRMHEMFDILSFEEVSFR, from the coding sequence ATGGAAACAATACAAAGACAGGATGGAAAGCTCCAGACCACAAAGACACATCAGCGTATAGGTCGGGGTTTGGAGTTGCCGTTGGAAAATAGAGAAGTCAAGAACTTTCTTTACTATGCCTACAAACGAGAGGTAGAGAAAAGAAAAAGAACGTTCGTCTTCACTGACGAGCTAAAGGAAGCAATATCGAAAGTCGGGGATTTTCTTACTATAGAGACAAACTTTTACGGGCTGTTTATGCCCGGCAGTATTGGAAACGGCAAGACTACAATGCTAAAGGCTATTCGAAATTTGCTAGTTCATCTTGTGGACTCAAACAAGATTAGCTATTGCGAGGGTGACAAATATCCGCGATTCGTCAAGGCTAGAGATATGGCTTACATGATTCACGAAGACATAAACGAGTTCAGAGCAATCATGAACACTAAGTTTCTCTTGATTGACGATTTGGGTGCTGAGCCAACGGAGATAGTCACTTACGGAATGCACTACAAGCCATTTGACGAGTTGTTGGACTATCGCTATGAGCAGATGCTGCCCACGATTATAAGCTCAAACCTAACGGCCATTGACATCGGACAGAAGTACGATGACCCAAGAATTGTAGATAGAATGCACGAAATGTTTGATATTTTAAGTTTTGAGGAGGTATCGTTCAGATGA
- a CDS encoding Lin1244/Lin1753 domain-containing protein has translation MKYNCIRNSDSPEVMRARVKHGIAAYGIYVALMQLLEEDEDHKLSKDYSMIAYEMRVDVSVVQSVVEDFDLFEVEEEYFYSKELSDTIEQARKVSEARARAGRAGGAAKARNFVANAKESSSKCQANASESLANATNSLANATDILANASESLANAKQMPESKESSPNPSKNIYSVPTEREDNIKLSSPSSARTRKSKPKEFTICHKGRQIFEKYYQELYDSAYYWQPKDAKAMNSILKKISFARSHKTVPLPIDDESLLKALEEFLRRIDKTWIMNNFSVNKIDSQYNEIVSEMKNHRQNVTDNGNNTKTGWKAPDHKDTSAYRSGFGVAVGK, from the coding sequence ATGAAATATAATTGCATCAGAAATAGTGATTCTCCAGAAGTAATGAGAGCAAGGGTGAAGCACGGCATAGCTGCCTACGGCATCTACGTTGCTCTTATGCAACTATTGGAGGAAGACGAGGATCATAAGCTGTCAAAGGATTATTCTATGATAGCTTATGAGATGCGTGTTGATGTTTCCGTGGTGCAATCTGTAGTTGAGGATTTTGATTTATTCGAGGTTGAGGAAGAATATTTCTATTCTAAGGAACTTTCAGACACCATCGAGCAGGCAAGAAAAGTCAGCGAAGCTAGAGCTAGAGCCGGTCGTGCAGGTGGTGCAGCAAAGGCTAGAAATTTCGTAGCAAATGCTAAGGAATCTTCTAGCAAATGCCAAGCAAATGCTAGCGAATCTCTAGCAAATGCTACAAATTCTCTGGCAAATGCTACAGATATTCTAGCAAATGCTAGCGAATCTCTAGCAAATGCTAAGCAAATGCCAGAGTCCAAAGAAAGTTCCCCAAACCCTTCAAAGAATATATATTCCGTTCCTACGGAACGGGAAGATAATATAAAATTATCTTCTCCTTCTAGCGCGCGCACGAGGAAATCGAAACCGAAAGAGTTTACCATCTGCCACAAGGGACGGCAAATATTCGAGAAGTATTACCAAGAACTCTATGACTCTGCCTATTATTGGCAACCCAAGGATGCAAAGGCTATGAACTCTATCCTAAAGAAGATTTCTTTTGCTAGAAGTCACAAAACAGTGCCGCTTCCGATAGATGACGAGAGCTTGCTTAAGGCATTGGAAGAGTTTCTACGTCGTATCGACAAGACTTGGATAATGAACAATTTTTCGGTTAACAAAATTGATTCTCAATACAACGAGATAGTATCAGAAATGAAAAATCATAGACAAAACGTAACAGACAATGGAAACAATACAAAGACAGGATGGAAAGCTCCAGACCACAAAGACACATCAGCGTATAGGTCGGGGTTTGGAGTTGCCGTTGGAAAATAG
- a CDS encoding recombination protein NinG: MFPIYKKKKKSPSAPKKRKKSKPDLVKRLDKVFALYIRLRDCMPSGMGQCISCGKIKPYRELDCGHFFGRSNMATRFDEDNCNAECIGCNRVKSDHLIYYQENLIKKIGVSRFSTLRERAHSIKKWDDDELEKMIKYYTNEVKRLSYEKGITVNL; this comes from the coding sequence ATGTTTCCAATTTATAAGAAAAAGAAGAAATCTCCTTCTGCTCCCAAAAAGAGAAAGAAGAGTAAGCCTGATTTGGTCAAGAGACTAGACAAGGTGTTTGCATTGTATATACGTCTGAGAGACTGCATGCCAAGCGGCATGGGACAATGTATCAGCTGCGGAAAGATAAAGCCGTACAGAGAGCTTGATTGCGGTCATTTCTTCGGACGTTCCAACATGGCCACCCGATTTGATGAAGATAACTGCAATGCAGAATGTATCGGGTGCAACAGAGTGAAGTCAGACCATCTTATATACTACCAGGAGAATCTGATAAAGAAGATTGGTGTTTCCCGATTTTCCACCCTGCGAGAGCGTGCTCACTCCATCAAGAAATGGGATGACGATGAGTTGGAGAAAATGATTAAGTATTATACTAATGAAGTAAAGAGACTGAGTTATGAGAAAGGTATCACCGTTAATCTGTAA
- a CDS encoding DEAD/DEAH box helicase, translated as MKYTLRNYQKQASDAAVRLFTSKADKNGLVILPTGAGKSLVIADIASRLEGPLLVFQPSKEILQQNFAKLQSYGIFDCGCYSASVGCKDINRITFATIGSVMNHMSDFDCFKNIIIDECHYVNSKAGQYKEFIEAKNRQVVGLTATPYRLDRAEGGSILKFLTRVRPRIFSKVIYCCQIGELLSKGYLADLHYYDLTTLDLRRVRSNSTGADYDERSLLAEYERSGFYDKLSNTVVKVLQPKSGIPRKGVLVFTAFTREARQLVDKLQSLGVNAAIVTGETPKKEREAILEGFKRREIKVVANVGVLTTGFDYPALDTVVLARPTKSLGLYYQMVGRAIRPFEGKDGWIVDLSGNYSRFGNVADLFISRPPGTTKWAVYSRGTQLTNVVLR; from the coding sequence ATGAAGTACACTCTTAGAAATTATCAAAAGCAAGCTAGTGATGCAGCCGTAAGGCTGTTCACTAGCAAGGCTGACAAGAACGGATTGGTTATCCTGCCTACGGGTGCAGGAAAGAGCTTGGTGATAGCAGATATCGCCTCTCGTCTGGAAGGGCCGCTGTTAGTATTTCAACCTAGTAAGGAAATTCTTCAGCAGAACTTTGCCAAACTGCAAAGCTATGGTATCTTCGATTGCGGTTGCTATAGTGCCTCTGTAGGATGTAAGGACATAAACAGAATAACCTTTGCCACCATCGGAAGCGTAATGAACCATATGTCAGACTTCGATTGTTTCAAGAACATCATAATTGACGAATGTCATTACGTAAACTCTAAAGCTGGGCAGTACAAGGAGTTCATAGAAGCGAAGAACAGACAGGTTGTTGGATTAACAGCCACGCCATACCGTCTTGATCGTGCCGAAGGAGGTTCCATCTTGAAGTTCCTCACGAGAGTAAGACCTAGAATATTTTCAAAGGTCATCTATTGTTGTCAGATTGGAGAACTACTTTCTAAAGGTTATCTCGCAGACTTGCATTATTACGATTTGACGACATTGGATTTAAGAAGAGTCAGAAGCAACTCCACCGGTGCAGATTATGATGAAAGAAGTCTCCTCGCAGAGTATGAGCGTAGCGGATTCTACGATAAGTTATCAAACACAGTAGTCAAGGTTCTGCAGCCTAAAAGCGGCATTCCTAGAAAGGGAGTACTTGTATTTACCGCTTTCACAAGGGAGGCCAGGCAGCTGGTTGATAAACTCCAATCACTCGGAGTCAATGCCGCCATCGTGACAGGAGAGACACCCAAAAAGGAGCGTGAAGCCATTCTCGAAGGATTCAAGAGGAGAGAAATAAAGGTTGTTGCCAACGTTGGTGTACTGACTACGGGATTCGATTATCCAGCCTTAGACACCGTTGTCTTGGCACGCCCGACGAAATCTCTCGGGCTCTACTACCAGATGGTAGGTCGCGCTATCAGACCTTTTGAAGGCAAGGATGGGTGGATAGTTGACTTGTCGGGAAACTATAGCCGGTTCGGAAATGTCGCAGACCTCTTTATTAGCAGACCTCCAGGAACCACGAAATGGGCGGTGTATTCCAGAGGAACACAATTAACTAATGTCGTACTAAGATGA